The following is a genomic window from Chanos chanos chromosome 1, fChaCha1.1, whole genome shotgun sequence.
GGTGTGCTTCAACCATAGAATAACAGACACTATGTCTTCTTCCTTGTACTCACTTGTTTTCACCCTAGTGCTGTTTGCTGAGTGCAGCACTCTCTGGGCCAACATGGCCTTGCCCGCAGGCACTGTATCTGAAGAAACGTCAGAGCAGGAAAGCCTGAGCTCAATGCTGGGTGACGATGCGGTCAGTGACGGGAGCGCTGGAACTCTCCCTTCCAGAAGACACCCAACCATGGATGGACGATTGGCCGATGAAGAGGGGCGAAAAAGGATCCTCATTCTCCCAGTGAGTGAAACATCTCAGTTTGTTTAAAGTACCAGGTGTCCGCAAAGTCTTCACCATTTAACAGAGAACGTTCTGATGACAAATTTTATGACAGAAATGTTCTTAGGACATTTCGGAAAGGTGTAAATCAAGATGTTTTGCTGAAGGAAATGTCCTGTGAAAATTAAATATGTTGTGCAGCTGTACCAAAAGCTAACAGTCTAATGTTTGGGAGAATGCTCCTGTAATGAAGAAGTTCCTCATATCCTATAAGAAATTTAGTGCTTTTGTGTCCCTAACATTCATATGTAACATTCTCCCTAATCTAGGGCAACTACATGCGTGTTAATTAGCTGTATGTGAATGAATTTGAACATGGATTCAGttacagagaaatgaatgtcACACTACATATTTGCAATTTTTGAGGATGCAAAGCCAATTTAACCTTTATTTGATATCAGTAAAATTGATAGTAAATTTCTGCAACACATAAAGTTTCTCCATATTTATGGTCAAACAGAGCTTCTCTTCGCTAATGTAGAGTTGTGTATGCACAAAGTTGGTCTGTTAAGATGTTTTGTGGCAACATCTATTTCATTTAACATTATAAAATGCTCTCAGATCTACACTATTTTACTGTCCCTTCAATTGTGCTCGCTGTATTAATAGGGAATATTAAATcccaaaattaaaaacaaaatagactagcaaaacaaaaagaggtcAGAGCAGCGTTTTCTGAACGGTGCATAATCTTGTTGATACTGTTCTCATTTGTTTGCACAAGTGGAGCAGAGAGCAGCAAATTTTACTACTGCAGTGTAAGATAGGATGTAAAGCTATTTTTGCTCATTCGAGCCTGCAAAACTCATGTGTTAATATACTTGctgaatttcaaaatatcaacaaAGAACATATTGGTCATGATACACTAATATTCGTCATGAtataaacagtgtgtgaaagAATTTATTTCAATACTATGGCATGTATGTAAGATAAACTTCCTTAAGAGCATAAGATGTATATAACATAGACTTCCTTGCCCCAGCATCCATCAACAGATGTGTAAATATCCTACATTTTGGAGTTCATCCAAAAGATCCCGCTATGTTTTTGTTATCTCTGTTGTAATGGAACAGTGCACCAGAGGGTGAAAAGTTGGGGGAACACAGTCATACCGGGGAAACTGAGACTGTGGAGAAAATGGGGCCCCTGCGATCAGGCCTGTGTGAGGCACGGGAAACTTCAAGATATTTCTTCTGTGTGGGACGTTCCACTCAAACTGGCCATGTTCCAGAACAAGTTGGGAGGTTTAGATGGGTTCTGCATTGCTCTTGGGCGTGGTAATGTCTAATTTAGCTTAAACATCTCCAGGTGTGGATATGTGTGCACCCTGAGCAACGCAGACTTTTGTAAAGTGTCTTTGGTTCAACTGGTGaatgaaagtgtttctgatgatAAATGACTTGGCAGGATGTGGGCTTGAGGGGCTCCAGCAGAAGTGATCTGAGATCAGGCTTAGCACGTgccttccctctgctctccctgCCCAACACTGATCGAGCCACCAGAGGCCTTCATCTGCAGGACCTGCACCGCAAGGCTGATGATGTCAACCCTGTAGGACGGAGAGACTTGGACGGTAAGTGCAGCTGCtccaagagagtgagagagagacaggctccTTTTGGCAGTTGCTGTCACTTCTCCAGctatttgtttctacagtgaagAAGACAGGAAGGAAATTTTTCATATGGAAAAATCTGACGAAACCCTTAGATCAAAGCACATATCAGTTCAATGCATCTGCTCTACAAACAACGCATAATACACTCAGTCAAAGTGTGATGTTGAATTTTGTAACTAATTTCAGTGGAACtactgttctcactctctctgattaTTACATTCTTCTAATTCACTCCGTGAACTGTTCCAATTAACCTGAGTTTACTTAGTATCCCCTCCTAGCTGTTCATTTGTTGAGTCACCttcctgttttcttctttctacaGTGCTCAGATGCATGATAGGCCGTGTGTATAGACCTTGCTGGCAGTCCTGAGAGCAGTGGAGGGAGAAAACGCATCTCGACAGCCCTTCCTATCTTTGATTAACTCTTCTGCCACAACCTGCTGTCATGCTATACAATATGTATGAAAAATGCACATGTAAAACGGTGAAATAAAAACTTTATTAAAATTCTGCAAAATCTgcatcagaggaaaaaaaaaaaaaaaatcaacgctGGGAGAATTCATTCAGTAGATCGTGATAGAGATATTAAGCAAAAGGGTGCTTAAAGGCTTCGGCAGGTTTTGCGAGGGTTTTGAGGGTGTGTGGTGACATGAACTGGTTTTTACACCATGTTACTTTGAGTCCCCCTCTCCTTCACTTATCAAATTCATAACGAACCCATactagaataaaacacacataccccaACACAAATTCACTCATACCCATCACTGTCCAcagaaaagtggaaaaacatCCCTACAGTGAAAAGATAGACACAATTCCTTCATTAATAGTCTTTCAAGCATGTTCAACACATTCATATCCTATTTAAAAGGTGATATGCACATGATTAGAGTCTGAAAAAGCTTGTCAGTTTGCATTGGCCAGGAATAAGCTTCTTGTTTGGAGCTTTGTG
Proteins encoded in this region:
- the pmch gene encoding pro-MCH — encoded protein: MSSSLYSLVFTLVLFAECSTLWANMALPAGTVSEETSEQESLSSMLGDDAVSDGSAGTLPSRRHPTMDGRLADEEGRKRILILPDVGLRGSSRSDLRSGLARAFPLLSLPNTDRATRGLHLQDLHRKADDVNPVGRRDLDGKLLRCMIGRVYRPCWQS